In the Chitinophagales bacterium genome, one interval contains:
- a CDS encoding sulfatase-like hydrolase/transferase encodes MNYGKKYLLSICLCFSSIHLSAQHCDLLPPTNLTTDSISSCSAILSWSPGTTVLKYLVSYRKKGTGQWSANVNVGTALSCQLTGLQANTKYDFSVVSKCNDGTKSKKVKITATTPACTLPANVSVTAISNTSASITANSSCSFDSLTVEYQPVGGIWKTRTYPAAVSYVLDGLEAGAVYLVRMSTCVKPITEWTAVDTLYLQHKPNIILILLDDARFDYFSCNGAPAFIHTPNIDRIANEGVNFQRAYVVSSLCSPSRATIATGLFTLKTGVTDNLKPLNPNFQTIPKVLGANGYYTALVGKNEGTFLLGDVPEFQYYLESGFNDNDGKHYNFNGNKIVINKADVLTYSDSAIALIKRVNQPLLLWLAYRVPHIPVNPLPAFKGDYDGFPIPWNPDTSKYTNNYPSFLYIGKTLHGYSLDSTYRSTMEDIAGVDSCIGEIIKALENTAKLDNTLLLFMSDNGYLMGSHWLNGKVKAYEPSMRIPLFIRYPSWFAPQSKIKNQFALNMDIASTVYDAAGVTFTGPMDGRSLRDLYSGAFNRQEFYYLMPHNTKDNNTPAIRCIRDQHYKYIHYTCNTDTVEEFFDLENDSLELTNQVNNSAYQSLLAVYRIKYDSIRLAWNDIAPGPAKDCYIAQPMVLKEQLEESEIIPRTPLIYPTVTDGQLEIFIPWEEADVSLFDVMGKFYESWKTTETYSTINLHNLADGCYLLCFTHGATKIVKQVIIRRQ; translated from the coding sequence ATGAACTACGGGAAAAAATACCTCCTGAGCATTTGCCTGTGCTTTAGCAGTATTCATCTTTCTGCGCAGCATTGCGACTTACTGCCACCCACCAATCTCACCACAGACAGCATATCATCCTGCAGCGCGATTTTGAGCTGGTCACCCGGAACTACGGTATTGAAGTATCTCGTTTCATACCGTAAGAAAGGTACCGGGCAGTGGTCGGCTAATGTGAATGTGGGCACCGCACTATCCTGCCAGTTAACCGGATTGCAAGCGAATACCAAGTACGACTTCTCTGTCGTATCGAAATGCAATGACGGCACAAAAAGCAAAAAAGTGAAGATCACTGCAACAACGCCTGCCTGTACTTTGCCAGCCAATGTCAGTGTCACCGCCATCAGCAATACATCTGCTTCAATAACCGCAAACAGCAGCTGTTCATTTGATTCGCTTACTGTAGAATATCAGCCGGTCGGCGGAATATGGAAAACCCGAACTTATCCTGCTGCCGTATCTTATGTGCTCGATGGCCTGGAGGCAGGTGCTGTTTACCTGGTACGCATGTCAACCTGCGTCAAACCAATCACCGAATGGACTGCCGTGGATACGCTTTACCTGCAGCATAAGCCCAACATCATCCTGATACTGCTGGATGATGCACGATTTGATTACTTCAGCTGCAATGGTGCACCTGCTTTTATTCATACGCCAAATATTGACCGGATAGCAAATGAAGGAGTTAATTTCCAGCGGGCTTATGTGGTCAGCTCGTTGTGTTCGCCCAGCCGTGCTACCATTGCAACTGGATTGTTTACCTTGAAGACCGGCGTAACCGATAACCTCAAACCGCTGAATCCCAACTTTCAAACCATACCGAAAGTACTGGGAGCTAACGGATATTATACTGCACTCGTAGGCAAAAATGAAGGCACCTTCCTGCTGGGCGATGTGCCGGAATTCCAATACTACCTTGAATCAGGATTCAATGATAATGACGGAAAGCATTACAATTTCAATGGAAATAAGATTGTCATCAACAAAGCAGATGTACTTACGTATAGTGACAGTGCCATTGCACTGATCAAGCGGGTGAATCAGCCGCTCTTGCTCTGGCTGGCCTATCGTGTACCTCATATTCCTGTCAATCCTCTGCCTGCATTTAAAGGAGACTATGACGGCTTCCCCATACCATGGAATCCGGATACATCGAAATACACCAACAATTATCCCTCCTTTCTCTACATCGGGAAAACTTTACATGGCTATTCGCTCGATAGTACTTACCGTTCAACGATGGAAGATATTGCTGGTGTTGACAGTTGCATCGGCGAGATCATCAAAGCGCTTGAAAATACGGCTAAGCTTGACAACACGTTGCTCCTCTTTATGTCGGACAACGGATACCTGATGGGCAGCCACTGGCTGAACGGAAAAGTTAAAGCCTATGAGCCGTCTATGCGCATTCCGCTTTTCATCCGCTACCCGTCCTGGTTTGCGCCGCAAAGCAAAATCAAAAACCAGTTTGCATTGAATATGGATATTGCTTCAACCGTGTATGATGCCGCCGGAGTCACCTTTACAGGACCTATGGATGGACGTTCATTACGGGATTTATACAGTGGCGCATTCAACCGGCAGGAATTTTACTACCTCATGCCACACAATACCAAAGACAACAATACACCTGCCATCAGGTGCATTCGTGACCAGCATTATAAATACATTCATTATACCTGTAACACCGATACGGTTGAAGAATTTTTCGACCTGGAGAATGATTCACTTGAACTGACCAACCAGGTTAATAACAGCGCTTACCAGTCATTGCTTGCTGTCTACAGAATCAAGTACGATTCCATACGGCTTGCCTGGAATGACATAGCGCCTGGTCCGGCAAAGGATTGTTACATCGCACAACCTATGGTGCTGAAAGAACAGTTGGAAGAGAGTGAAATAATTCCACGCACACCGTTGATTTACCCGACTGTGACCGATGGTCAGCTGGAAATTTTTATTCCGTGGGAAGAAGCTGATGTAAGCCTGTTTGATGTAATGGGCAAATTTTATGAAAGCTGGAAAACCACTGAAACATATTCGACGATTAATCTGCATAACCTTGCTGACGGATGCTACCTGTTGTGCTTTACCCATGGCGCAACAAAAATTGTTAAGCAGGTGATTATCCGGCGTCAATGA